The segment ACAGCTACGGTGGCGGCGGTCGCGACAACGCATTCCAGGGCGTTGGCGGCGGTAGCACGGCCCAGCGCGACCTGGATCGTGGCCGGGCCAGTTCCAGCCAGGCAGGATTCAGCGGTGGTCAGCGTGGTGGTGGCGGCGGCGGCGGTGGCTTTAGCGGAGGGGGAGGACGCGGCGGTGGTGGATTCAGCGGCGGCGGCGGACGCGGGGGCGGTGGTGGTGGCCGTGGCGGCGGCGGAAGGCGTTGATATGCGACACACCAGGGTATGCAGAAGGGGACATTCATGCTCGCTTTGACCCGTATCTTGCGAATGGCCATCACGGCCACCGCGGTGCCGCTCATGCTGATGCTCGGCCTGGTGCCGGCCGCGCATGCGCAAAAGTCGTTCGCCACTCCCGAGGCCGCGATGAACGCGTTTGGCGATGCGGTCACCACGAGCAACGACACCGCCATCGACACCATGTTCGGGAATCAGGCACGCCGGCTGATCCCGCCACTGGGGGCCGAGATTCGCTACAAGTTCCTGTCCGCCTGGAGCCAGTCGCACTCGATCCAGAAGCAGGACGACAACACTGCCCGCATCGCCGTCGGCAATGATGGCTGGACGATGCCCATCCCGCTGGTCAGGCGCAACGGACAGTGGCAGTTCGATACGCAAGCCGGCTTGACCGAAATCCGCTTGCGCCGGATCGGCCGTAACGAGTTGTCGACGATCCAGACCATGCTGGCGGTCTACGATGCGCAGCGCGAGTACGCGAGCACCGATCATGTGGGCGATGGAATGATGGTCTACGCCGCGCATCTGGTCAGTTCGCCTGGCAAGCGTGATGGCCTGTATTGGCCGACGTCGGCCGGCGAGCCCGAGAGCCCGCTGGGGTCAGCCTTTCTGCGCGCCGTGGGCCGCAATGCCAGTGCAGAGGGCTATAACGGATACCGATACAAGCTGCTGACGTCACAGGGGCCTGCGGCACCGGGCGGACAGTACAACTACCTCGTGAATGGCCGGTTGTTTGGCGGGTTCGCGGTACTGGCGTGGCCTGTCAAGTATGGCGAGACCGGCATCAAGAGCTTCATCGTCAATCACGAAGGGCAGGTCTACGAACGCGATCTGGGCAAGAACACGAGCGCGCGCGCCGATGGCATCCAGTCATTCGATCCAGTGCCGGGCTGGAGCAAGGTATCC is part of the Cupriavidus metallidurans CH34 genome and harbors:
- a CDS encoding DUF2950 domain-containing protein — protein: MLALTRILRMAITATAVPLMLMLGLVPAAHAQKSFATPEAAMNAFGDAVTTSNDTAIDTMFGNQARRLIPPLGAEIRYKFLSAWSQSHSIQKQDDNTARIAVGNDGWTMPIPLVRRNGQWQFDTQAGLTEIRLRRIGRNELSTIQTMLAVYDAQREYASTDHVGDGMMVYAAHLVSSPGKRDGLYWPTSAGEPESPLGSAFLRAVGRNASAEGYNGYRYKLLTSQGPAAPGGQYNYLVNGRLFGGFAVLAWPVKYGETGIKSFIVNHEGQVYERDLGKNTSARADGIQSFDPVPGWSKVSATAP